The Elaeis guineensis isolate ETL-2024a chromosome 14, EG11, whole genome shotgun sequence genomic sequence CCACCAACCCAATCgatcacctcgagagctataaggctctcatggcAATCCAGGGAGCAACCGACATCCTCCTGTGCATCGGCTTCCCGGCTACACTTCGAAAAGCTGCTCGGGCCTGGTACTCTGGGCTTcggtcgggaagtatccactccttcgagcaGTTGGAATATTTCTTCGTGGCCTATTTCAACACCAGCCGGAGGCCGCCATGAACCTCGGATAGTCTCTTttcgatcaaacaaggagagaccgAAATACTCCGAGATTTCGTGGTCCGATTCAACggagccacacttgaggtcagggaccttaACGAAGACATGGTCATATTGACTATGAAAAGAGGTCTAAAGGGGTCCCGATTCACGTACTCATTGGATAAAATTTTTCCTCGGACATATACTGAACTCTTAGAACACGCGTACAAATATATGtgcgcggatgaaggagcttctaaCCGGCGTCAGACAGAAAACAAAAATCAGAAGAAAAAACAGAAGAAGAGCAGGGCTCCGGTCGAAACAAGTAAGCCCACATCCAATAAGCAAGCCTCaccccgacgacggagtccgagaccgacacATAACATGTGTAATTCCCatacccctctctctgctcctcgtgcatagATCCTCATGGAGATTGAAGGGACGGAATATCTGCGCACCCTCCGCCGATGAAAGCAAGGAACCGTGATCGAAGGAAGTATTGCCGATTTCACTaagaccacagccacgacaccgaACAATACATCCAgctcaaaaataaaatagaagcCCTGATACGACATGGCTACCTCGAAAAATATAGGAGGGAGCCGCTGACTCAATCCCCTCTCGATCAACGACCCCATACGACTTAGGAAGCTACGAATAACTAACCGACCGCgtgagtcatcaacatgatcaccAAATGGCTAGATCGGGGGGCAACTTCCGATGAGGAGTCAACGAAGCGACCAAGACTCCATGATGTAATAACCTTCTTGGAGGAAGATGCTCGAGGAATTCAAACTCCCCACGATGATGCTATTGTTGTTTCAGCAACagtagcgaattatgatgtaaaaaggatacttattgataatggaagttcgactgacgttgtgttttactcgaccttcttccgaatGAAATTGCCGATTGACTGACTCAGAAAAATCTCGATGCCGTTAGTCGGCTTTACTGGAGATGCGGtcacagtggaaggagaaatcaccctcccCTCACCGTTGGGATTGAACCACAACAAAGCACCatcttcataacctttacagtCGTCTGAGTACCcttggcctacaacgccatactcgaaaGATCCGGACTAAATGTCCcgagagcgatagtctcgacataccacCTGTTGGTCCGATTTTCGATCAAAAATGGCGTCAGAGAAATGCGCGAAGATCAACAACTCGTCCGACGTTGTTTCACGATCTCCGCCTAGAACAATAAACCTGAGAACTCCCTGCCGGCCGACAAATTAGACCAAAGGAAGAACCAGGAAAGGGGTGAGCCAGCCGAACAATTGACTTCCATCCCGATAACAGAAAATCTCGAGCAAATGATCCGAATCGGATCACAATTGTCCGACTCAGAGCGACAACAACTAATCAAATTGCTCAAAACCAACGCCGACATCTTTGCTTGGTCGGCCATGGACATGCCCGGCATTCCTCTGAAAATAATGACTCATCGGCTTAACATCAGTCCAAACGTCAAGCCAGTGAGACAGAAAAAGTGATCTTTTGCCTCGAAAAGACAGaaagccatcgacgaggaagtcgaCAAACTACTCACagtaggcttcatcagagaagccacatatTCAGACTGGCTCGTCAACATAGTGATGGTGAAAAAGTCCAATgagaaatggaggatctgcatcgactacactgaTCTGAATCGAGCCTATCCGAAAGACAGCTTCCTActgccaaagatcgaccagctagtAGACGCGACATTGGGCCATCGACTactgagcttcatggatgcctttgctggatataatcaaatccgcatggcaccagaggatgaggaACACACAGCTTTTTTAATCGATAAAGActtatactgctacaaagtaatgcctTTTGGTCTGAAAAATATCAgagccacctatcaacgactcgtcaacaaaatcttcaaagtacAGATCGGATGAAACATgaaagtgtacgtggacgacatgctggtgaaaaacaCCCAGACTTCGAATCATAttcaagatctggaagaagctttCAACACACTCTGACGATACCAAATGAGGTTAAATCCGACCAAATATGcattcggagtgacctcggagaaattttttggatttcttgTTTCGCAATGAGGCATCGAAGCCAATCCCAagaaaataaaagctatcatcgATATGAAGCATCCAAATACGAAGAAAGAGGTACAACAACTGAATGGCAGaatcatcgcgctcagccgatttATCTTTAGGTCAGCTGAGAGGTGTCTACTATTCTTTAAGACTTTGAGGCAAATGAAGGACTTCTCCTGGTCAGATGAATACTGACAAGCCTTCAAAGACctaaagaagtacttggcttctccaTCTTTACTCATAAAACCAAAGGTTGGAGAAATACTATATCTCTACTTGGCGACATCGATAGAGGCGGTTAGCTCGATACTCGTTCAGAAAGATGAAAACTGAATTCACCGATCCGTCTACTACACTAGCAAAATACTCCACAACGTCGAAGTTCAATATTCAAGAgcagagaaaatgatctacgctctgaTCATATCGATGCAACGGCTTCGCCCTTACTTCCAGGCACACTCCATTATGGTCCTTACCGATCAATCATTAAAAGTGATCTTGCACCGTCCTGATACATCGGGATGAATGACGAAGTGGGCAGTAAAGCTAGACAAATTCGATATATAATACCGACCACGACTGTCCATGAAGGCACAAGTTTtagccgacttcatcgcagaatgcacAATAGCCGACAACAAATCGAAAGATGCAACTATGAAGGAGGCTGCAACCCCCGAGCCTGACCTAAGATTGACTTGGGTGCTGCATATCGATGGGGCATCGAATGCTCAAGGCAGTGGAGCTGGCCTCATTCTCACCAACTCAGAAGGAGTAGTCATCGAGTACGTCCTTCGGTTCGacttcaaagcttcaaataaccAAACCAAATACGAAGCTCTTTTAGCCGGTTTGAAAATGGCTAAGGAGCTTGAGATTGACAGTCTGAAAGTCTTCaccgactctcaactgatcgtggGACAAGTCAAAGACGAATTTGAAGCTCGAGACCCAATCATGATGATATACCTTTAAAAGGTGAAAGACCTCGTGACGAATTTAAGAtacttcgagatcttccacataTCCAGGATCAAGAATGCTCGAGCCGACGCACTTTTCAGACTGGCAACGACTGCGTACAGTTCGTTGGGCCGAATATTTGTGGAGTATCttgagcaaccgagcatcgacaaaAATGAAAAAGTGTTGCAGCTAACAGCTGAACctagctggatggatccgatcatccggTATCTGTCCGATGGAGTCCTCCCTGAAGATCCTGTGGAAGCAAAATGAACTCGATGGGCAGCCTCCCAGTATGTGATGATGGATGGTTGTctctacaaaagatcattctcccttctctTACTGAAGTGTCTAGGATCGATCGATGTCGACTATGCACTTAGGGAAGTATATGAAAGAATTTGTGGAAGCCACTTGGGAGGCAAGTCCCTAGCCTACAAGATTTTGCAACAAggttactattggcccaccatgaaaaaggatgcggctgacttggtccggaggtgcgaaccatgccagaagtatgccaacatatAGCATCAATCCGTCAATCGGCTAACGTCCATTGTCGCACCCTGGCCTTTCGCTcagtggagaatcgacatactcgatccttttcCCTCGATGTTTGACCAAAAAAAATTCATAGTAGTCGCAATCGACTATTTCATCAAGTGGGTAGAAGCCGAACCCCTGACCCAAATCACCGAACGTAAAATGAAAGACTTCGTCCAGAAATTCATCATCTACAGATTCAGACTGCtgcataccatcatcaccgacaacggatgaCAATTCGATAATCATGATTTTAGAGAATTCTGTATGAAGTTCTATATTATACATAAGCTTACATCAGTTAGACACCCGTAATCAAACGaagaggttgaggtgaccaactgAATAATCTTGCATGGGttaaagacccgactgaatgaggtTAAAGGTCTTTAGATTGAAGAGCTATATCTAGTCTTATGGACATATCGGACAACTCTCCATATACCGATTGGAGAGTCTCCTTTCAACTTAGCCTACGGAatggaggcgatgatcccactcgagatcggaTTACTATCGACAAGAGTTGAGCAATATAATGAACcgaacaactccgagtgtcgAAGAGCCGACTTAGATCTCCTACCAGAACTCCGACATGAATCTCAACTTCGTATGGTCATGTACCGACAGGAGATAGCTCGGTACTATAACACCAAAGTCAAGCCGAAAGTTTTTCGATCAGGAAACTTAGTTTTGAGAAAAGCAAAAATTTCAAAACCTCTAAATCAAAGAAAGCTATCTCCGAACTAGGAAGAACCCTATAGGATATCAGAGACAACCAGACCGGGTGCCTATCGACTCGAAATCTTGGAAGGTTCAGCCATTCCCCAAACATGGAATACTGACAATCTAAAGTTGTACTATCAGTAATCCTTATACGCACTTGAAAATATAGTTCTGTTCCAAAATCGTAAACCAGACTTCTAATGAAATATCGATCCTCGTTGTGGAGGTCGGATCATCTACGTCATGGCTTGGGGTCTGACTTTTCAAAGAAGTCAGAAACCTTCAACCTGACCACCGACTGCATCCCGACTCCCCTGCAGAACCGACCAATCTACTTCAACAGGAGGCTAGCACCGGCCACACAGATTTTCTCCACAAAAGCCGCACCACCCCTATAGTCAGCTTTCTATTCAAATGGCTGGCTAATTTACCGACTTGgtatcaactaagaaaggcaaaataccAAAACGATCAAGGTCGGATTGGAATTATACTGACATGGCCATGGTCAGTCGAGAGATATTTGGCTTGCCATCATTTATTAGATAATACGACGTATAAACCTAATCAAAATCTGGCTAATGGATATACGACTTACTAtcgttatcctaactaaatacATTGGAAACTACACGACCAGCAGATCTTACAATCTACGAAATGGTCGGATCTACAATCTACATTTGGAGATTACTCCATGGACGAACATCACAGACATTTCAGCAAACAAAAATTCTATcttgaagaaaaatattttcattcattaTCAGAAAAGAAAGCACAAAATTAGACCAAAGTTTGATTACAActttctttacaaaaaaaaaaataccgactAATCTTCGTCGCTACCTTTCATTTTGCTGAAGAATCGACGGACCCACTTTGAATCGACTTCTCCAACAAACTTTACCTTCCAGCTCGAGAACGATATGAATCGGATTAAAACTGCGAAGATGGTTGGCCGATCATACTGCCTGACCAACCACGCTAACAGCCTAACCCACTTCTACATGAAGAATGCGATCAATGACTGCACCCTCCTTGCTGAAGCCCGACCAGCAACCGGAGCTAGAGGCGAGCTTCAAATTTTTGTCCACTGATGAAAATGACTTTGATCAGGTAGCTGAGACGGGGACGTAGAATACACGATAACGGATCGTCGACCCCACCTTCAGCACCAGGGGTGAAAAGCTGACGCCGGCTCAAAGCACAATTCTGCTTCTGAAACCAACTTACAATCGGACCACATAACAGGAAAATCTCTAGGTCCGATAGGGAGCCGTCGATCAGAATCTCCAACCAACCATCCCCTGCAAGAACCTCACCCATCAAAATCATTTGGGAGGCTCTAGAAAATGACAAGGAATAGTTTTTACTCAAGAGCGACTCTCTGACAAAGCTCTCCCATCAGAAAGAACGAAATGAGTGATGAGTACCTGGCTGACAGTGGTTCCTTTATATAGGAATGCCCGACAGTCTAGATGAAAGTGGTCAGATCGAGAACACGTTGGATGATGACACATGACAACATCTGGGCCGACCATGGATcggacggttcgatgcacctgcCTCAGATTGAACCATGTCATCCCTATTCGTGTGAACGTCTCCGACCCAATGGCACCCCGACACGTGGTGAAATTCTACATGCCAGAATTAAATCCCGTGACGTCGGTTCGCCTTTCCAATGTAACAGTTGGCGCTGGCTCACCTTTCTGATATGACGCATGACACCAGATCCTCCTGTCGATACAATGGCTCGAAAGCAACAAAATGACTGTTCGATCGTACTCCAACAAAAGTGATGTCAGAACTGAAATTCGACATGACAAACAACAACTTATTTCATCCAAAGCAATTAACCACATGATGACGCATGCGATGATCCACCATTGGACTCGAAAGTGGGGGGGGGCAATTGTTGGAGTAAACCGACCGACCTCCATAAACTAACCGATCTCCGACACACACCGATCGATGTCCGACTCTGACCCACCCAACGAACAGACAATCCTGAAAGGATTACTGACTATATGTCGGCTGAGCAGACTGATGCTACTCTCGACCAACCAACCGAACATCCCTCACCAAATCAAGATCGGTAGGTGGCCAATGTTCGGACTCTACAGACAA encodes the following:
- the LOC140853666 gene encoding uncharacterized protein, translating into MKAQVLADFIAECTIADNKSKDATMKEAATPEPDLRLTWVLHIDGASNAQGSGAGLILTNSEGVVIEYVLRFDFKASNNQTKYEALLAGLKMAKELEIDSLKVFTDSQLIVGQVKDEFEARDPIMMIYL